From the Oceanobacillus kimchii X50 genome, the window GGTGACGCATCTCCCCATTCGGTTTGTTCTTCTGCTGCAAACAACATATGAACACCTTGGAAAATATACTTTTTCTTTTTTCCATTGATATATAAAATACCCTTGTAACGGTATAGACTTTCTCCAAGTATTTGAACTAAATAAGAAAACCACAGATTTAGTTTTCCTAGATCTAGAGGTTGTGTTTCTATTAACGATAAAGAAGTTACGTTATCATGATGGTGATGGGTGTCATGTAAAAACGCAGGATGCATTTGTAATTTATCCTTTAAATCAAATGAATAGAAATGGATAACTTTATTTATATCAATCTTACTGTTTGTTGTTTCATATATATTAGCAAACGGATTTATCTTTGTTATTCTCTTTTTCAACTTTTCTAACTGGTCAATAGAAATTAAATCAATCTTATTCAATATAATATTATCTGCAAATGCTACTTGGCTAAGTGATTCATCTTTCTGATCTAAATGCATGGAAATATGCTTACTATCCACTATCGTACAGACACTATCTATGTCGTACGCTTCAATCATTTTAGAATCCATTAGGAATGTTTGAACAATCGGTGCGGGGTCTGCTAAGCCGGTTGTTTCTATTACTACTCTATCGAATTCAATCATCCCTTGTTCTCTAGTAAATGAAAGCATCGATAATGTGTCTATTAAATCTTTGCGTACATTACA encodes:
- a CDS encoding CobW family GTP-binding protein — protein: MKKDPRTPVTIVTGYLGAGKTSFLNHFLRQTNEKIAIIVNEYGDIGIDDQLIEKTKEEIIEINKGCICCNVRKDLIDTLSMLSFTREQGMIEFDRVVIETTGLADPAPIVQTFLMDSKMIEAYDIDSVCTIVDSKHISMHLDQKDESLSQVAFADNIILNKIDLISIDQLEKLKKRITKINPFANIYETTNSKIDINKVIHFYSFDLKDKLQMHPAFLHDTHHHHDNVTSLSLIETQPLDLGKLNLWFSYLVQILGESLYRYKGILYINGKKKKYIFQGVHMLFAAEEQTEWGDASPRSEIVFIGKDLNKQKLKEQFHKCISR